In Hymenobacter volaticus, the genomic window CGCCTCCCTCTCCGACCACCACGAGCAAAAAGCGGCCGGTTTGCCCCTGCACCGTACGCTGCCCGTCTTGCCGCTGCAACTCTTGATTCGCTTCAACGCCGAATCGCACGAGCCGTTTCGGGCACTGGTCGTGTTTCTAGGCCAGTACAACCTCGACCGGGTAGCCGACGCCCGCGCCATGCAAACCACCGACCCGGAACTCGTCCGCACCTTTATCAGCATGTTCGAGAGCCTCACCAGCCTCGACGACACCCCCGCGTACCAGGCGCTGCGCAAGCAATTCCCGCTGTAAGGAGACAGCAAAGCGGCTACTCCAATTGATTGCGAAGTTGCTGGCTGCTAGCCACTAAGGCTTATAGTATAACCACAAACGAATACCTTGTCAGGGCTTGTAGCGGCTAGAATATGGATGGTGATTGAGCCCCCTACTCTTCAACGTTCTTAACTCTATGAACTTATCAGAACACGTAGCAACGCAATTCAGAGGGGTTTATTTTGGAGGAAACTGGACTTCCGTAAACCTAAAAGAGAGTTTAACTGACGTAACCTGGCAACATGCTATAACCAAGGTTCAAACGTTTAATACGATTGCCGTCCTCGTCTACCATACAACGTACTATGTAAGCGCAGTCTTGCAGGTACTGCAAGGCGAACCACTTCAAGCCAAGGATGCCTATAGTTTCAACCATCCTCCTATCCTCGCTCAAGAAGACTGGGAGAATTTGTTAGACAAGACCTGGACCGATGCCGAGCTATTTGCCGGATTAATAGAGCGCCTGCTCGAAAGCAAGCTCTGGGAGGACTTTTCGGACAAGAAGTACGGGACCTACTACCGAAATATTCACGGCATTATTGAACATACCCACTACCATCTAGGGCAAATTACTTTGATAAAGAAAATGCTGTTACTAGCTGACAATAAGTGAACTATCAGCCGTTACGAACACGGTTCCAGCCGCGGGCAGTTGTGCTTGTCTGCTGCGTATTTCGAATAATTACCTCCGCGGCATTGCGGGCTACTGCCTTTGCCTGCGCCGACCTAATCTCCAGCTATTCTTTTTCCTGCCTATTTTGCCGGTATGGCTACTCCTCTCACCTCCTCTCCTCCTACCTCAACCGCCGCTCCGGCCCGCAGCTACGCCCTGCCGATGGTGGCCATGACGGCCCTGTTCTTCCTGTTTGGAGCCGTTACCAATTTCAACGACGTGCTCATGCCCTACCTCAAGGACGTGTGCCAGCTCACCGATTTGCAGTCGTCGGCGGTGCAGTCGGCGTTTTTTGGGGCGTACTTCCTGATGTCGTTGCCGGCGGGCTGGGTGCTGAAACGATTGGGCTACCAGCGCGGCATTGTGGCTGGTTTGCTGATAATGGCAGCTGGGGCCCTGCTGTTCGTGCCGGCCGCTGACTCCCGTGCCTTTGGCTTGTTTCTGACGGCGCTAGCAGTGCTTGGGGCCGGTATTACGCTGTTGCAAGTGGCCGCTAACCCCTACGTGAGCGTGCTGGGACCGGCTCGTTCGGCGGCGGCGCGCGTGAGCATCGTGGGTGTGGCCAACAACTTTGGCGGTGCGCTGTCGCCGCTGGTGGGCGGGCTGGTGCTGTTTGGCGGCTCGGTAACGTTAAAGGCGCGGCTAGCCGCATTGCCGCTGGCTCAACGGCTAGGCGAAGAATCACAGTTGGTGAAAGCGCCGTACCTGGGACTGGCGGCGTTTCTGGTGCTGCTAGCGGGTCTGTTCTTTTTCGTGGTGAAGCTGCCGGAAATCGAAAGCCTGCCCGTAGAGGAAGAAACCCGCGGGGCCGAATGGGACGAAGAAGGCCATTTGCGAATAGTACGCCGCAAAAGCGCCTTGGAATTTCCCCATCTATTGCTCGGCATCGGGGCTATTTTCGTGTACGTGGGGGTGGAAGTCGGGCTGGGCTCGTTCCTGATTCGTTACGGCGAAGCGCAGGGCATTCAGCAACTCTCCGCTTTCACGCAAAGCTTGGTGCGGGGCTTGAATGTGGCTACCAACTACGCCATTACGCTTTTCGGCCAGTCCCCGGCTCCGATTGATACCTCTGCTGGCTTCACGAAGGCAGTGGGCGCGGTGTTGGTGTCATCGTACTGGTTTGGTTCGTTGGTGGGCCGGGTGATTGGTATTCCGCTGTTGCTTAAGTTTCACAACCGTGCTTTGCTGGTGGCCGTGTGCGCCGCGGGCGTGACGCTGGTGGGGGCTTCTATCCTGAGCAGTGGCGAAACGGCGTTGTGGCTAATCGTGCTTTGCGGGCTGATGAACTCGATTATGTGGCCGGTTATTTTCCCGCTGGCCATTACCGGGCTCGGGCGCTTCACCAAGCAAGGCTCGTCGTACTTGGTAATGGCTATTGTGGGC contains:
- a CDS encoding sugar MFS transporter encodes the protein MATPLTSSPPTSTAAPARSYALPMVAMTALFFLFGAVTNFNDVLMPYLKDVCQLTDLQSSAVQSAFFGAYFLMSLPAGWVLKRLGYQRGIVAGLLIMAAGALLFVPAADSRAFGLFLTALAVLGAGITLLQVAANPYVSVLGPARSAAARVSIVGVANNFGGALSPLVGGLVLFGGSVTLKARLAALPLAQRLGEESQLVKAPYLGLAAFLVLLAGLFFFVVKLPEIESLPVEEETRGAEWDEEGHLRIVRRKSALEFPHLLLGIGAIFVYVGVEVGLGSFLIRYGEAQGIQQLSAFTQSLVRGLNVATNYAITLFGQSPAPIDTSAGFTKAVGAVLVSSYWFGSLVGRVIGIPLLLKFHNRALLVAVCAAGVTLVGASILSSGETALWLIVLCGLMNSIMWPVIFPLAITGLGRFTKQGSSYLVMAIVGGAIIPPLMGWLATHGGGLRVAFAVPLLCYAYLLFYSLSGYRVR